The sequence ACCCCTTTACTATCAACTAAAAATGTTTCAGGTGCGCCAGACACACCTAAATCAAAAGCTAAACTGCGGTTTAAATCAAATATATTGTATTGATATGGGTTACCGGTACGGGCAAGCATTTGAGATACTTCATCTCTTAATGCTTGGATATTAAACTCACCATCAAAATCAGGATCATAACCTTGCTCTAAATAAAGACCGATGATTTCAACACCGCGTTCACGTAATTTTGTAAGGTAAGGTAATTCTACTAAACATGTCGGACACCAAGTGCCCCACACATTGATTAAATAGACTTTTCCTAATAAATCTTTTTCAGACCAGTTTTTATTATCTTGCATTAAG is a genomic window of Pseudoalteromonas sp. '520P1 No. 423' containing:
- a CDS encoding redoxin family protein, coding for MFAVPLIIFFLLCIFLFKGLFSNPRELQTGRLGQEIPAFNLPDLMQDNKNWSEKDLLGKVYLINVWGTWCPTCLVELPYLTKLRERGVEIIGLYLEQGYDPDFDGEFNIQALRDEVSQMLARTGNPYQYNIFDLNRSLAFDLGVSGAPETFLVDSKGVILLHHTGDLNERTWRAKFAPKFTELKEVKL